In Miscanthus floridulus cultivar M001 chromosome 5, ASM1932011v1, whole genome shotgun sequence, one genomic interval encodes:
- the LOC136454560 gene encoding uncharacterized protein gives MKRLTKVLMDGGSGLNIMYAKTLDAMGIDRSRIWPTRAPFNSIVPRKQAISIRQIDLLITFGNPSNYRTETLTFERAYECEVKSCELASTTLASEELTAIRKDITEGAPNAKRAARSFEPTENVKEVLINPDNSVDKMVRISTALSPE, from the exons ATGAAGAGGCtaaccaaggtactgatggatggaggtagtggactcaacatcatgtatgctaagactcttgatgccatgggcatcgaccgatcacgcATCTGGCCGACTAGGGCGCCTTTCAACAGCATCGTGCCGAGAAAGCAGGCCATATCGatcaggcagatcgacctgctcatcacctttgggaatccatccaactataggacagagaccctcaccttcgag agggcctatgagtgcgaggtcaagaGCTGTGAGCTCGCTTCAACAACCCTGGCTTCTGAGGAGCTCACAGCCATCAGGAAGGACATCACTGAAGGAGCACCCAATGCGAAGCGGGCGGCTAGATCCTTTGAGCCTACGGAGAacgtcaaggaggtcctcatcAACCCTGACAACTCCGTCGACAAGATGGTGCGTATCAGCACTGCCCTCTCCCCTGAGTAA